The sequence below is a genomic window from Acetobacter vaccinii.
TCTACGCCAGACACGGCAAAAACAACGGGCTGTAGTAGCTCGCAATATACAGATAGAAGGGGACTATGGTGCTCAACCTACAGAAATCACCTGTGATCCGTTATCAAACAATTCTTTCCTTTTGGTTTTTAAAGATTGTGGCCCCTTTCAAGCTATTGATATTAAAGAATATGAAGAATTTGAGCCTGTTGCAGATCATGTTGATCTACTAGAGGAAGAACTTCGTATAACCCGCCATAAATTACGATCAACTATTGAAGAATTGGAAACCGCGAATGAAGAACTAAAAAGCTCTAATGAAGAAATGATGTCGATGAATGAGGAATTACAATCAACGAATGAAGAGCTTTCCACTGTCAATGATGAGCTAAAAAACAAGGTCGATCAACTTACTATCGCCAATTCTGATGTTAAAAACTTTTTTGATTCAACAGAATTGGCTGTCATGGTTGTTGATAAAGACTTACGTATCCGCAGCTTTACAGACGCCACCACAGCTATTTTCCCACTCAAGAGAAGTGATAAAGGCCGACTTTTATCTGATGTATCTTGCAAACTAAATGACAATAACTATTTGGAAGACGCGCTAAACGTTGCACATAATGGGAAAATAATACAAAGACGATTACATACAAAAGATAAAGAAAAAACATTTTCCATGCGTATACTGCCATATAGAAATAATATGGGAGATATTAGTGGCGCCACAATTGTAATGACTGATATTACTGAGGCCCTCACTTTAGAACATGCTTTGCTTTTTGAACAAGAGCGACTTAAAGTCGCAGTCAGTGCGGGTCAAATTGGAATATGGGAATACTCTTCTATCGGGAATTATTTTAAATTTGACCGCATACATCAATCTATTTTAAATTTAACTAACAGAGATACAATAAAATTTGAAAATTTTTTAGAAATCATTGACACTTCTGATCGCATGAATTGGGAAAATGCTATCGATTTTTCTTTTGATAATAATGAAAAATTAGAAATTTGTTACAAACTATCACTTCCGAATGGTGAGCGAAAAATTTTCAAAAGCTATGCCAATATTTCTTTTAGAGGTGAAAACAAAGTTCTTGTTGGGGCGACAATAGACGTTACACCAGAGTACACACTGGCAGAAGCCCGCTCTGTTCTTCTTCAAGAAATGAATCATAGAGTTAAGAATTTATTTGCAATTATCGCCAGCATGGTCACAATATCAGCTCGCTCTCACTCTGATATTTCTGTTTATGCTCAAAACTTTCGAGACCGTATCGTTGCTTTGGGGCGAGCTCATGCGCTAAGCGTACAATCTGACACGTCCGATGTTATATCATTAAAAACACTGGTCAAAACAATGACCGACTCCCACAATCATGAAAATGGGAAAATTTTCATTAATGGCCCTGATGTATTTTTACATTCCAATGTTTTATCTCCTTTAGCAATGATCTTGCATGAATGGACAACAAATTCTTCTAAATATGGAGTGCTAAGCTGCCTGGAAGGTACGCTGACTATTTCATGGAGGAATGATAGTGAAAATTTAAACCTCACTTGGAGAGAAGTGTGCTCACATCCAATTGAAAAAACTGAAAAAATTGGATTTGGCACTACATTGATCATATCCTCAGCACGCCAGATTAAGGCAAAAATATCAAAGGAAATAAAAGAAAATATTTATATTCTCAAAATTCAAATTCCACTTGAAAATATAGAGAAATAAACAATGATTTTAATTGTCGAAGATGAATTTCTTATCGCTTTAGATATTGAAAATCTTATCATGGATTGTGGATTTTCTGTATATGGTCCTTACGACACAGTGCAATCTGCTTCTGCCGCGATTAATGTGAAAATGCCCTTATGTGCTATTTTAGATGTGCGTCTTCCAGATGGCGATATTTTCCCCGTCGCAGATAAATTATACGAAAAAAATATACCTATCTTTTTTCATTCAGGGCATGCCAATATCATCGACTTACAAAAAAGATACCCAAAATCTAAAGTATGTCAAAAACCAACATCTATCGATGAACTACAGTTTTCTCTTACTGAATGCATGAGGAATATGGAAAATTTCTGATTCTATATGTAACACGATCAGATCGAAAAGCCGTTGATTGAAACGGTTATATCCTGATTAGGGACTCAACTGACAAGCATTGATGGTTTTTTTCCTTACTCTGCCTAAGGCACAGGACTCATAATCAGAAGTTAACAGTTACAACGAGACAGATAGCTGAAAAGAAGGTGGAGGGTTCAAAAAACCCCTTGGCTCTGACCTGTTCTGTGAGATCCCATTTCCCGTGCGTTGATTGGGGGTATGGAAGATGAAGCAGCCGGGTTTCTTTGATGTTGAAGAGCAGCTTGCTCGGCTGAATGAGCTTGGTGATCAGCTCGAAGCATTTTCCCAAACTGTGGATTTTGAGGTGTTCCGCCCTTATTTGGAGTTGGCACTGGCCTATTCGGACGGGAGCAAAGACGGACGACCGCCTTTTGATCCGGTGCTGATGTTCAAGATCTTGGTAATCCAGACGCTGAACAATTTATCTGATGAGCGGACAGAGTATCTGATTAACGACCGCCTGTCGTTCATGTGCTTCCTTGGTCTGGGACTTCAGACCGTGTGTCGGATGCAAAAACGGCCTAGCTGTTTCGTGGGCGCCTGAGCTAGGCGGGTGCCATTGAGAGACTGTTTGAGCGGTTTGACACGACCCTGCGCAACGCCGGTTATCTGCCTATGTCGGGCCAAATCTTGGACGCGACGCCGTTGACTGCTCCAAAGCAGCGCAATACGAACGCCGAGAAAGCGGATCTCCAGGCAGGACAATACCGCAAAGCTGTCGCACAAGGATCATCATGCACGATGGACAACGCAGAGCAAACACCATTCCAAGAACCGTCAATCAGCACGCCAAAAACCAAAAATCATGAGCGCAGCGCATCAACTAACGGTTCTTCGATCTCTCCAGTTTTTTCAATCTCTAAAAATTAAATTTCCCAAAATATTTTTTAACAAATTATGCATGCTTCTTGATTATTGAAAGGAGAAATTTCCTTTCTTTCCTGAGTGTCTGCATATGGATGAAATGACCCTACTTAACGAGGCCGAATTTGCACTCGAACATAGTAATCCTCTTTCTAATAACAACTCTGAGGATTGCAGTGCTGAAAGAACAGGTGAATATCCTTACCTAACTCCAAGTGCAGTGCCTACACAAATAGCAGTTGACGGCATTCGTTTTGATTACAACGATGGAATTCGCATCTCTGTTCCTCGCAAAAATGGGACACAATGGAAAATAACAATAAAAGATGAAAAAACAGGAACAATAGTTTATAGCGCAACTATTGAACATGGCATGGTATGCTCAGTAAAAAAATATTTTGTGCCTTTTTCGCTATCCATTTCAGAAGTTCTTCCCAACGGAAACACTAAGGAAATATACTCCCATCAACATGATTTGTCAGAAGAAAAAACTATTCTTATTCAACTGCCTGTTGGCACATTAGGAGATGTATTAGCTTGGTTCCCCTATGTCGCAAAATTTTCTGAAAAATATCCTTGTCAGATTTATTGCGTGTTATCAGAAAATTTTATTCCACTTTTTGAAAAAACATATCCAAAAATAAAATTCATTACAAAATTACGCGCAGAAAAAGAAAAATTATCTGAAACTGCATATTCTATTTATAATCTGGGTCTTTTTTTTCAAGATGAAAATTGCGATCGACAACCTACAGATTTTAGATTTGTCGGGTTGCATAAAACAGCAGCCTATATTCTTGGCGTTGATCCTGATGAGCAACGGCCAAAGTTGGTATTTGATGAAACCAAAAGACCCATCAAAGAGCCTTATGTCTGCATTGCTGTACAGAGTTCAGCTCAATGCAAATATTGGAATAATCCGCATGGATGGTCGTCTGTTATCAGTTTCCTAAAACAATGTGGCTACCGTGTTATTTGTATAGATCGCGATAAAGTACATGGTGCAGGCCTTGTTTGGAATCATATCCCCTTTGGTGTTGAAGATGAAACCGGTAATCGACCACTTGCAGAACGGGCACAATGGCTCCGGCATGCTGAATTTTTCATCGGGACCAGTTCCGGTCTTGCCTGGCTGGCTTGGGCTGTGCAGTGCAAAGTTGTCATGATTTCTGGATTTACCCACCCCACGAATGAGTTTCATACACCTTGGCGTGTTATCAATTGGCATGCCTGTAATTCCTGCTGGAATGACCCTAAGCACCAATTTGATCATAACAATTTTCTTTGGTGCCCACGTCATGAAGGAACACAGCAGCAATTCGAATGCTCACGCCTTATCTCAAGCGATCAGGTTATCAAAACCATCAAAGATCTGATGAAAGACCTGCCTCCGATCTGACAGGTAAATCACTCTTCCCTTACGGAACTCCAGGAGCACTGACATGGCAACAACACTCGCCGGAACATGGTCTGCCGTTAGCACAGGCAACGGGACAGTCTATCAAAGTGGCAGTACTACAGTCAGTGGTTCTGTTATTTTGCAAAATGGAACAACTCTCACCATAACATCAGGGGCTATTGCTTCAGATGTCAGCACCACCGTAGGGGGCATAGCAACCGTCAATGTCTTGGGAGGGGGAGAACTCCTGAACTCCCATATTGACAATGGTTACGTCTATGTCAGTTCGGGAGGCGTCACGAGTGGAAATATTTTCAACTCTGACCCTGTATATTTAAGTGCGGGCGCAAGTTCTTTAAACGACACTTATTATAACAGCGGCTATGGTGTCGATACTGTTTATGTTGCCAGTGGCGCAACACTGTCCGGCGCTATTGTGTCTTCTGGTGGCTCCCTTGTTGTCAGCAGTGGTGCTGCGGTCAATAATTTAACAGTTTATTCCAGTGGCGTAGCAAATCTGGCAAGCGGAACCACTAATGACTTTGTGGCCAGCAGTGGTGGTTATATTGCTTCTGGATCTTCCGTATTTTCAGGCGTTGTGCTCTCGGGTCAAAGCGGCAATACAGACCAGAATACGGCTCTGGTTCTGTCAGGAACATGGTCTGCAGTTAGCACTGCGAGTGGTACTGTCTATCAAAGCGGCAGCACGGTTGCCAGCAGTCCCGTTGTCCTGGCCAATGGGGCTACCTTGAACATTATGTCTGGAGCCACGGCATCGGGCTTAAATACAGTTCCAGGCGGTGCTGCCACAGTCACGGTAAGTGGGGGGGGAGAACTTCTTAATTCTTATATTGAGAATGGTTATATATATGTCAAATCAGGTGGTATCACCAGCGGTAATATGCTCAATTCAGACCCAGTTTATATCAGTTCTGGGGGGAGTTCTGTTAATGACATCGTCTATAACAGTGGCTTTAATAATGATCTGACATACGCTGACAGCGGTGCAACAGTAGTTGGAACCATTGTATCGTCCGGCGGTATCCTTTCCGCCAATAGCAACGCGATAGCCTCTAATATTTCTGCCAACAGTGGTGGGGTGGTTTATATCAATGGGCCTTATGGAAGTGGGGCAGGGGCCACCTTGACATTACCCTCTGATGCCACAACTCTTCAGGGCTCATGGAGTGCAGTTAGCACCGCGAATGGCACAGTATACCAAAGTGGCACGGCTACCGTTAGTGGTGCTGTTACCTTGGCCAATGGTGCAACATTAAATATTATGTCAGGCGCCACTGCATCTGGAATTAACACTACAACAGGTGGAATCTCTCTTGTTATCGTCAACAATGGCGCTGAATTAACGAGTTCTTATATTCAAAACGGTTATGTTTCTGTCAACTCTGGCGGCATTACTAGCGGTAATATTTTTAATTCAGATCCAGTTTATCTGAGTTCTGGCGCAAGCTCCGTTAATGATACGTATTATAATAGCGGGTATGGCGTTGACATTACGTATGTTTATAGTGGCGCAACACTTACAACTCCTTATGTTTCCTCAGGAGGCTATATCTCTGTTAATAGTGGCGGAAATATTGACACGCCAACAGTAACCTCCGGTGGCAATCTTGTTGTAAACGGGGGTGCTTTGGATATTTGCTTTCTTGCAGGCACTCTTATTCTGACCCCGTCAGGGGAGGTTCCCATTGAAAAACTTACTGCTGGTGATGAAATCATTACCTATGATTGGGAAAATAAAAAACAGAAAATCCAAAAATTAATATGGGCTGGACATAAGAAAAATACATTCCGTTACGGTCAACCTGACGATCTTTCTGGGTATCCAGTTCGTATTTGCAAAAATGCCATTGCTGATGGTATTCCCCATAAGGACCTCCTGGTTACGGCAGAGCATAGTCTGTTTTTCGAGGGCATGTTTATCCCAGCTCGCATGCTGGTTAATGGCTCGAGTATTTTTTATGATCATACAATGACGTCCTATGACATATTCCATATTGAAACAGAGGAACACTCTGTTATCTGGTCTGATGGCGCATTGTCTGAAAGTTATCTCGATACCGGCAATCGCCCCATTGG
It includes:
- a CDS encoding response regulator, coding for MILIVEDEFLIALDIENLIMDCGFSVYGPYDTVQSASAAINVKMPLCAILDVRLPDGDIFPVADKLYEKNIPIFFHSGHANIIDLQKRYPKSKVCQKPTSIDELQFSLTECMRNMENF
- a CDS encoding autotransporter strand-loop-strand O-heptosyltransferase — protein: MDEMTLLNEAEFALEHSNPLSNNNSEDCSAERTGEYPYLTPSAVPTQIAVDGIRFDYNDGIRISVPRKNGTQWKITIKDEKTGTIVYSATIEHGMVCSVKKYFVPFSLSISEVLPNGNTKEIYSHQHDLSEEKTILIQLPVGTLGDVLAWFPYVAKFSEKYPCQIYCVLSENFIPLFEKTYPKIKFITKLRAEKEKLSETAYSIYNLGLFFQDENCDRQPTDFRFVGLHKTAAYILGVDPDEQRPKLVFDETKRPIKEPYVCIAVQSSAQCKYWNNPHGWSSVISFLKQCGYRVICIDRDKVHGAGLVWNHIPFGVEDETGNRPLAERAQWLRHAEFFIGTSSGLAWLAWAVQCKVVMISGFTHPTNEFHTPWRVINWHACNSCWNDPKHQFDHNNFLWCPRHEGTQQQFECSRLISSDQVIKTIKDLMKDLPPI
- a CDS encoding Hint domain-containing protein produces the protein MATTLAGTWSAVSTGNGTVYQSGSTTVSGSVILQNGTTLTITSGAIASDVSTTVGGIATVNVLGGGELLNSHIDNGYVYVSSGGVTSGNIFNSDPVYLSAGASSLNDTYYNSGYGVDTVYVASGATLSGAIVSSGGSLVVSSGAAVNNLTVYSSGVANLASGTTNDFVASSGGYIASGSSVFSGVVLSGQSGNTDQNTALVLSGTWSAVSTASGTVYQSGSTVASSPVVLANGATLNIMSGATASGLNTVPGGAATVTVSGGGELLNSYIENGYIYVKSGGITSGNMLNSDPVYISSGGSSVNDIVYNSGFNNDLTYADSGATVVGTIVSSGGILSANSNAIASNISANSGGVVYINGPYGSGAGATLTLPSDATTLQGSWSAVSTANGTVYQSGTATVSGAVTLANGATLNIMSGATASGINTTTGGISLVIVNNGAELTSSYIQNGYVSVNSGGITSGNIFNSDPVYLSSGASSVNDTYYNSGYGVDITYVYSGATLTTPYVSSGGYISVNSGGNIDTPTVTSGGNLVVNGGALDICFLAGTLILTPSGEVPIEKLTAGDEIITYDWENKKQKIQKLIWAGHKKNTFRYGQPDDLSGYPVRICKNAIADGIPHKDLLVTAEHSLFFEGMFIPARMLVNGSSIFYDHTMTSYDIFHIETEEHSVIWSDGALSESYLDTGNRPIGLHSNQITPARNYTQTWATHGCAPLTVAREVVEPIFHKIHERSKILEFENKTLTKKWDNDPAFHLVADTGQILYKARETKGYTIFSIPAGIKSVRLVSRTSRPSDTIGPFVDDRRNLGVLVGKIMLFDAGKTYWIEQHLEKSTPDGWYAKENTSCCWTNGNAYLSLKQRDIHNTVVLSVQILHSGPYLIECESGCVELSA